One Triticum dicoccoides isolate Atlit2015 ecotype Zavitan chromosome 3B, WEW_v2.0, whole genome shotgun sequence genomic window, CGTGGGTTTAGAAAATCCGACGGATTNNNNNNNNNNNNNNNNNNNNNNNNNNNNNNNNNNNNNNNNNNNNNNNNNNNNNNNNNNNNNNNNNNNNNNNNNNNNNNNNNNNNNNNNNNNNNNNNNNNNNNNNNNNNNNNNNNNNNNNNNNNNNNNNNNNNNNNNNNNNNNNNNNNNNNNNNNNNNNNNNNNNNNNNNNNNNNNNNNNNNNNNNNNNNNNNNNNNNNNNNNNNNNNNNNNNNNNNNNNNNNNNNNNNNNNNNNNNNNNNNNNNNNNNNNNNNNNNNNNNNNNNNNNNNNNNNNNNNNNNNNNNNNNNNNNNNNNNNNNNNNNNNNNNNNNNNNNNNNNNNNNNNNNNNNNNNNNNNNGGGGGGGGTAGTTGTTAGGAAGTTTACGTAAAGTGGTACGTAGCTCTTCATAGATGTAGGATTTTCGCGGCGGCTCGGAGGCGGCCGGCAGGTGTGCATGTGCGGAAGATGGGTGTGGTAGCCACCCATTTGCGTTGATGGAAAATGGCACGCCACCAAAAAAAATTGTGACTAGTCATTTCTCCACTAGTGCATAAATGCTCGTGTATACGTTGGCTGATTGTGCCTCGGTTTTCTCTAATACGAGATGCAATGGAAAATGTGCGAAATGCAAACTACACAAATTATATTGAAGCAAGTGGTGCTTTAGAACCGGATCAGCATATGTTTTAAGCCAAACTGTATCATGATTTCATTATGGAGGAAGTCATCCAAATTGAATCAATTCTGTTTCAGAAAACAAAACACAATTGAGGGTGATGGATGCTGTTTCATGGGCCAAGAAGATAGCTGCTTCCGACATTTGGCCCAGCCGAACCCTCCGAAGCAGCTCGCCCCCCATTCCTCGCCCCCACTCACTCCACCACGGACCAAACCCTCGCCGCCGTCGCCCCCCTTTTCCCCTCCACCGGCGGCCATGGACCCGATGATCGGCGTCAGCAGGAGCGACATGCTCGCCGGCTTGGAGCGCGACGGCTTGGACCCGGGGACGCTGGACGCCGGCACAAACCTGCTGCtccacgtcgtgtacgactacctcccGGACCCGCCCGTCTCCCCCACCGCCCCCCTCTCGCTCGCCGGCGCGTCCTGGGTCCCCGACGGCGTCGACCGCATCAGCTGCCTCCCCGATGTGGTCCTCCGCGACATCATCTCCCGCCTCCCCGCCAAGGACGCCGCGCGCACCGCCGCCCTCGCCTCGCGCTGGCGCCCCCTTTGGCGCTCGGTGCCCCTCACTCTCGTCGACAGCCACCTGCTCCCGGACGGCGGCGCGCGCGGGCAGCTCGTCATCGGCGCTCCCTCTCCCCGCGCCGTCACCGCCGCGGTGTCCCGCGTCCTCGCGGCGCACCCGGGCCCCTTCCGCTGCGTCCACCTCACCCGCACCACCATGGAGGAGCACCGGGGCGAGATGTCGCGCTGGCTCGACATCCTCGTCGCCAAGGGGGTCCAGGAACTCATCTTTGTCAACCGGCCTTGGCCGATAGACCTGCGCCTCCCCGCCACGCTCTTCAGCTGCTCCACCCTCACCCGCCTCTACCTCGGCGTCTGGAGGCTGCCGGACACCGCTGCCGTGCCGCGCGGCGCCAGATTCCCCAATCTCAAGGAGCTCGGTCTGTGCTTCTGTGTCATGGAGGACCGTGATCTGGCCTTCATGCTTGAAAGAAGCCCCGTCCTGGAGTTCCTCGTCCTCATGGGAAGCCAGACCGGAGTGCGCCTCCGCCTCGTCAGCCAAAGCCTGCGGTGTCTTCAGCTGGGCTTTACCTGCTTGGAGGACATCGAAGTGGTGGATGCCCCTCGCCTGGAGAGGCTCTTCCAGCGGGACACCGACGTTACTGAGGGCGACACTGCCACGATCAAGATTGGGCGTGCACCTAACCTGCGTGTGCTGGGATATCTTCAGCCAGGAGAGCAAGAGCTGGAGGTCTGCGTGGTACGATCCTAATTAAGTTTGCATGCGTACCTGTGATGCACGATTAGTAATGCCAATCTATGAATGACTTAGTTCCTTGGGTGCATTGCAGGCTGGGAGCAAGGAGAAGATTGCCCTTAGTGTGCAGATATTGGCCATAGAGGTGCGATTCGGTGTTCGTAGTGCTGTCAAGAAAGTGCCAGGCTTTCTCAGATGCTTCCCTAACCTGGAGACGCTCCATGTCCAGGTAAAATTGGTTAACTTAACTAGATACGTATGCTTGCTGCATTGGCAATTTTGCAGTACTAGTTAGTGCCTACATATCTAGCATGGTCAGAACTATGAATGAAGCAGCTTAATTATATGTCCTGAACTATGTATGCGTCGATTTCATCTGCAGTCCCGCATCGATGAAGAGCCCAATGGCAAGGTCAATCTGAAGTTCTGGCAGGAGGGCGGTCCCATGAAATGCGTCGTGCAGAGCATCAAGAAGGTGTTTTTCTACGAGTTCCAGGGGTTGAGAAGCGAGGTTGCTTTCCTCAAGTTCATCGCGGAGAGAGGTCGGGTGCTGGAGCAGATGGTTGTTGTGGTGGCCAGTGAGTGTTTCTCCTCAGGGGACAATGTGAATGCGAAGCTGAAGCCTCTGATCAGTGCAAAATGGAGCAACAAAGCTTGCAAAGTAGAGCTTTTCAAGAGCCCACTCGACAACGTGGGAGGTCCAGCTTACTGCCACGAAATAGCTTCGGATTTTGAGGTTGctgatccttttgatctcaactactACTATGAAGCAGAAAGGATCTCTCTGTAAGGTAATTAGTAGTACCCTGCCTCTTGCCTCTTGCCTCTTGTGCTGCAAGACTACTGTTACTATTGGGACCTGAATTTCTGCATGATGATGTTGTTTTGCCAAGTCAAGTCTTGTGTGGTAGCAGTTCGAATTAGACAAAATATTGGCACACCAGTTTCTATGTCTGTTCCTTTGAAAGTCTGTTCAGTGAGCCTTCACCTTATTCTGCGCTAAAGGGCAAAGGACTGACGAACGGCTAATATATGTATCCAATCATCATGTTTTCCCAAAATTTATAAAACATGCACCAGTTATTGTAGTCAGTGGCATTGCATAGCAATTGCCAAGGACTCTTTTGTAAATCAATATGCTGCCTTCTGTAAAAATATGGTATGCCACTCTTGAAAAAAAAATCCTGCAGATTTTTTCATGGTTTTTTTAGTTTATTATTTGGAGGAATACCAGGACTTAATGAGTTCTTTTGTCAAAGGAATATTTCAACATTATTCAGTATagtatatttttacactcattcgtGTTGGGCTGGGATACTTAATTTTCATTTGTTTTTCCTGTATTTTCTTGTTCCTGATGTCCAAAGAGTAGAGCCACGTAAATGAGAGCTCCTTTTTCTTTTAGTGGTATCACCACATTTTATTAGATAATAGCATAACTTGGGATACAATATCAGGGGGGTCTAACAGCCACAGATGGCGCCCGAGTTGCAATGGCAAGGCAGCTTTAGCTAAATTATGTGCTTCTAGATTTGAATCTCTTCCTACATGCTCCACACATGCATCCTCAAAGAGCCTCATTCTATCTTTGATATCATTGATGATAATAGAACTAGGCCCCTTATACTATGACTGTAGGTGATTCAGCGTCGCCTTACAGTCCGTCAGAACTTGAATTTTCATAACATTTAGATCCTCTGCAACAGTGGAAGCTTCTCTTACTGCCAAACCTTCCAAGACTTCAGGTTCGTTCATTCCCTGAAAAACCAACGCCGACGCCCCAACGTAGTTCCCGTCATGATCTCGACAAACTGTTGATATTGATCCCCTTGTCTCATCCCTGAGTATCGCCGCATCAACATGGATTTTATGAAAGCTCTCAGCATCTTCTCCCCTTTTTTTTTTTTCCGATGGTCTCAGCATCTTCTCCTAACAGAATGTGGAGGAGATTGTTGGGCAGTAGTACTGACCTTCTTTCGTGGAATAAGTGACAGATCAGTCAGATAGCTTACTTTCTTGCAGATGGGACAAATATTATCCGTTTCAGCCATATTCCTGTGATTCCACACATCTTCTGTTGGAATGGAATTCCTTACTTGTTTCTTTGGTGTTTGAATGTGCACTTGTGTTTTCCAACCGATCCTCCCTAGTCCTGAAGAAAATGCCCAACTACTTTTTTTTTTACGAATAAGAAAATGCCCAACTTGGCTTAATTAACTCGCTGTCCTGATGCGCCACAATATCTTTGTATGGTGTCTTTCATGGTATGGACCGCCTCAACATTTGCTTTAAACATCAGCAGACAAGCAGCGGCGAAGAGTAGATGGTTCACCttcacattttcatccgagcttcgTGCCTTCAATGAGCAAGATAAACCTTCTGCTGCAATCAGGAATAAATAAGGTGATGTGGGATCACTTTGGCGGAATCCCCGTGTATTCGACATCTTTGAAATTTTTGAAACGAAACTTGAACTTGAAAAGAATAATGAAGAAACTAAAAAgaaaccaaaaaaaaaaaaaaactggtgCAGGAACccaaaggttcccaaaaccaggtcTTGTGGGACGTGTAGGAACCTCAAGTGGGCCGGCCCACATACCTGGTCGCTCGTTGTGCTCACTGCGTTTAAATAGCAACAAAGGACTCTGCCTGCCACGCGGCacgactccgactccgactccaATTCAGTCTACCAAGTGTCCGTGCCTTCATAAGCGTAGCCAGCCGCACTGGTACGTGCCTCGATTCCTTGCTACCTGTCCCGATCTGCGTATTCTTTCTTCAGCTGGCCCTTTGCTCCGCATACACAGATTCGGCGGCATCCATGGCAGCGGTACTGCCGCCGTGGCCGCacccggcggcggcgacggagaccCACGCCCGTTTCTGCGGGAAAGACAGCATCTCAGTCGAGCACAAGCCGAGCGACCAGCCGTGCTCCGTGCGCCTCCGCAGCGACCTGATCCTGTCCCACGAGCTGCGCGGCGTCGGCGGCCGTTACTTCGGCGTGGCCACCGACCACAACATGCTCGCCGAGGCGCCGGCGACCGCCGAGTACGACCTCGCCGCCGACAACTGGATGGATTCCTCCACGGACCGCACGCCCCTCGACATAGCCATCGCCATCGTCGAGTACGTCCGCGAGGAGATCGACACGATGGTCGACATGGACTTGGTCGCCCCGAGCCTCCACTTCGACGTCCACATGCCCGAGCTCCGGGTAACCCTGGTCTACAGCGAGCCCAAGGCGCTGCTCCTCGCCTGcaaagaggccgccgccgccgcgaagaCCGAGGCTGTCGGTGCTCCGGTGACGGGCCGAAAGCGCCGCCGTGAGTCCGGCGAGCCGTGCGCCATCTGCATGGTGGACGAGGATGCCAGCTGGGACGAGGAGACCGTCGCGCTGCCGTGCTCCCATGCCTTCCACACTGGGTGCATCCTGACGTGGTTCCACCGGGCGCCGACGTGCCCGACCTGCCGGTGTGACATCATGGAGTGCTTCAGCTTCGTCAGATCGTCGGCGCCGCCGGAGCAGTTCACGGATGACGTGGCCGAGGATGAGCTCGATCGCGTCATAGGCTTCTTAGCCCATGGTGAGCAGCTCGTCGGCCCCGCGGACACAGATGAGCAGCAGCTCATAGATTCCGATCCCGAAGAGGAAGAGTTTATAGATATATAGCTGGATTGGATATGAGCAGAACGGTCCGCACATCATGTACTGAATCCACCATGTGATCGATACCGATTTTTTTCTTCTAAACATTTGTTTTACTAAATCAATTGTTTCTTATTAAACCTGGGAAATATCATGCATGTAGTATACTGTTACACAATCACATAGCAATTTCATACCAGCTTTACATACTATGATCATTTTGCCCTGGTATACATGGCAATTTTGGTATTATTCGCGTGGCAGTTTACTACACTAGTTCTTGGCAAATATTTAGCATCCAACATTGAAAATTGTTACTAAATTAGTACTTACGCATTTTTAAACAAAAATTGTGATGGCCAAAAAATATGGTTGTCAATTGCAATTCCGTTCTTTTTCACCTGGACTGCACGTGTGCTAGTGTGAGATTGCCAGGCATGGTGATTTCACTGGTTTTCTAGAGAGATCCAGCAACCGCATCATGTTCAAGAGACTCTTGTCAGAACAACAAATTCACACACACCCTAGACATCTAATACCAATTCCATGgcaattagggcatctccaacacagaCCTTCAAACCCCAAGTGTTCGGACCGAGCTGTCCGGAGGCCGCAAGCCATTTAATGGTGTCCCACTTTTGTCCGTGGACCAGTCCGGGTATCCGTTTTCCCGCAAACCAAAAAGAAAACCAGGGGGCTTTGCAGGAGTACAGACACCCTCCACGTACGACCCTGACATCCATGGTCCACCCAAACCAGAGGCGGAGCTCGTGCGTTTGGAGTTGGCCGCACTGTTTCGGTACCACCTCCCCCCCCTTCTCAACCCTCTCCGGTACCATCCCACCGCTCTCGACCCTAATCCCCGCCCTTTTTCACCGTCGTCGCTGCATTGACTTGTATGAAAAGTTATCGgagactgcagaggtggaggatccGGCAAATGCGGCTGCCTGAAAGATAAACTCGGCGGCACGACAAGCACACCGCCTCAAACATAAGGCAAAGGAGGCTCCACTCAAAAAGAAGGGTGGCAGCGGAAGGGGTGTAGGGGGCGGGCGGGGACGCGGGGCACCGCGTCATCATCGTCCATATACACACCTTCCTGGCCTAGAGGTTTAACATCTTGACGGTGGTGGCCGACAAGAAGCCCAAGCTCAAAGAGAAGAAAACCAGGCTTGAAGAGAGGTTGAGATCACGGCCTCTTCACAACATTCAAAGATGTCGAAGGATGTTGGCCTTGAAGATGGAGGAGTTGGATGACGATGCAAGGATGATTGCGCAAAAACCTTCATTTCAGTATGTCAAGCACTTGAATGAAGGAGGGGGGCAGGGGGTTGGAAGGAGGTGGGCGTGGATGCTCGGATAGCCAGTCAAGCATGGCAAAAAATCCACCGAACTGAGATACTTTTGTGATCGGGCATGTAAAAACAATGAACGTTGGTCTGTTTTTGGTTATGATCGGGCGCTATGCATTTGAAATTCAAATTGACTGGACCTAGACGGGTGTTTAGGGGATGCAGTTGGATAGTCAGCTCTTGCATCCCTGTCCACGGAACTGCACTGCACATTGCATTTTTTTTAGGAAAAAAAGGGGCTACAGTGTAAATGCAAGAGCATGGTGTATTTGGAATGTGGTAATTGCCACAAACTGATTCAGACGTTGGAATTGAAGAGAAGCTGTCTCATGGGCCCAGGAGAGACCTGATTCAGCCGTTTGGCCCAATACGACGAAACCCTCGCCTCCATTCCTCAATCATCCTTCGCTACTCCGCAAGACCAAAATCCTCGCCGTCACCCCTCCGCCCCACCGGCGGCCATGGACGACCCGCAGTTCATCATCGGCACCTCCAGAAGCCGTATGCTCGCCAGGATGGAGCGCGACGGCGAGGACCCCGAGATGCTGGACCTCGGCATAAAGCTCTTCCTCTATTTCGCCTACGACTACCTCCCGCATCAACTGCTCTTCCAGGATCAAGATTGGGCGTGCACCAAACCTGCGTGTGCTGGGATATCTTCAGCCAGGAGAGCAAGAGTTGGGGATTGGAAACACCGTCATCGTGTTATGCAGCTCGCTTGCAATTCTAATCTGATTTACATGTGTGGACCTGCTATGTCAATATGTGATCTGAATTAGAGTAATTCGATGTGAATATATATATGTGCATTTGCAGGCTGGGAACAAGGAGAGGATTATCCCTAAGTTGATTTGCATGCGTAGCTGTGCTGTGTCAATTAATAATAGTCCCAATCAATCATCCCAATTAGTTTATCTGAATTAGTTTCGATGTCAATATATGTGCATTTGCAAGCTGGGAACAAGGAGAGCATTATTCCTAATCTGATTTGCATGTGTAGCTGTGTTGTGTCAGTTATTTATACACCCAATCTATGATCTCAATTTGTTTATCTGTCCTTGGGTGCATTGCAGGCTGGAACAAAGGGGAGCATTGTCCCTAGTGTACAGATTTTGGCCATAGAGGTGCAGTTCGGTGTCCGCAATGCTGTCAAGAAAGTGCCTGGTTTCCTCAGATGCTTTCCTAACCTGGAGACGCTCCATGTTCAGGTAAAATTGGTTTTATGATTTTGCAATACTAGATACACTTGCTGCATTGGCAATTTGGTAACACTAGTTAGTGGCTGCCTATATATCTAGCATCTGCTCCTGAGGTCTATGATTGATGGCCTGCTGCTGCATGATATGTTAATATGTACTACTGAACTATCTATGTGCCGATTTCATCTGCTGTCCAGCGTTGATGAAGAGCCCACTGGCAAGGTGAACATCAAGTTCTGGCAGGAGGGCGGCCCCATTAAATGTGTTGTGCAGAGCATGAAGAAGGTGTTTTTCTACGAGTTCCGAGGGTCGAGAAGCGAGGTTGTTTTCCTCAAGTTCCTCGCGGAGAGAGGGCGGGTGCTGGAGCAGATGGTTGTTGTGGTAGCCAGCGAATGTTTCTCTTCGGGGTCGGGTTATGTGAATGCCAAACTGAAGCCTCTGATCAGTGCAAAATGGTCGAGTAAAGGTTGCAAACTGCAGCTCTTCAAGAGCCCAGCCGGTGAGGGGTCCGGTCCAGCTTACTCACACGAACTAGCTTCTGATTTTGGGTTTCCTGACCCTTTTGACCTCAAGTACTACTATAAAGCAGAAAGGATCCCTGTAAGTTAATTAGTAGCACCCTGTCTCTTCCCTCCTTGTGCTGCAAGACTACTGTTACTATTGAGACGTGAATTTCTGCATGACGATGTTGTTTGTGCCAAGTCAACTGTTATGTGGAGGTTATAAGTTCGAATTAGACAAAATGTTGTTCCTGATTTATGTTGTGTCCTGTCATTTTTGTGAGTAAAAGTGCAAAGGAGTGATGAAAGGCTAATATTAATATATGCAGGCATCTGAGTATTTGACTCTttgagatgtactccctccgttcctaaatataagtctttttagagatttcaatgcgggctacatatggatgtatatagacgtactttagagtgtagattcacttattttgctccgtatgtagtccatagtggaatctctagaaagacttatatttaggaacagaaggagtagatGCAAGCATCCTGTAGTGCCATCCAAAGAGGCACCAGCGAGAGCTTCTGCTGGTGCTACTGGGATGTAATCCGAAGAAATGCATCGATAGATTACTACCAGGAAGGGCGTACTGCTGCAATGCAAGCAATTTTGCCCCATTTGACCATGGTTAATTAATAGTTTAATACTGTTGTTGATTTGTCAAGTTTATATGGCTCAACTCTGAACACACACATCTACTAACAGGAAAGTCTTCTGACATAAAAGACACATTGGAGCAACAGAGCATCGGTTAGACATTCTGTAATGCTAGCAAATGTGCAGTTCTTTAGTTTgattggttcttcatcatcactcacTCACTGTGCTAGGGATTTAAATGTCTACTGAACCTCAGCCATGCTCATTCTTCAGAGTGTAAGAAATCAAAATTTGAGTCCAAGATTTGTACCTCCAATTTTGTAGGGAAAATCAGCAAACTTGGAGAAATTACCTCCAGGTGGTCGCCGGAGTTGTCCTGCTCGCTCTTGTACGACTGGTTTCAGTCTATGGATTGAAACGGTTTCAGACCCCCAAACTACACCAAAATGCTTTAGAGGCCCAGCCCATTTAATCCATTTTAAAGACAGACTAATAAGAAAGCAATCTGAATACTATGATTTCAGCGAGAGAGGATTTCCTAGCGGAATCTGTTTCTAG contains:
- the LOC119278409 gene encoding putative FBD-associated F-box protein At5g56440 isoform X1: MDPMIGVSRSDMLAGLERDGLDPGTLDAGTNLLLHVVYDYLPDPPVSPTAPLSLAGASWVPDGVDRISCLPDVVLRDIISRLPAKDAARTAALASRWRPLWRSVPLTLVDSHLLPDGGARGQLVIGAPSPRAVTAAVSRVLAAHPGPFRCVHLTRTTMEEHRGEMSRWLDILVAKGVQELIFVNRPWPIDLRLPATLFSCSTLTRLYLGVWRLPDTAAVPRGARFPNLKELGLCFCVMEDRDLAFMLERSPVLEFLVLMGSQTGVRLRLVSQSLRCLQLGFTCLEDIEVVDAPRLERLFQRDTDVTEGDTATIKIGRAPNLRVLGYLQPGEQELEVCVAGSKEKIALSVQILAIEVRFGVRSAVKKVPGFLRCFPNLETLHVQSRIDEEPNGKVNLKFWQEGGPMKCVVQSIKKVFFYEFQGLRSEVAFLKFIAERGRVLEQMVVVVASECFSSGDNVNAKLKPLISAKWSNKACKVELFKSPLDNVGGPAYCHEIASDFEVADPFDLNYYYEAERISL
- the LOC119278409 gene encoding F-box/FBD/LRR-repeat protein At1g13570-like isoform X2 translates to MDPMIGVSRSDMLAGLERDGLDPGTLDAGTNLLLHVVYDYLPDPPVSPTAPLSLAGASWVPDGVDRISCLPDVVLRDIISRLPAKDAARTAALASRWRPLWRSVPLTLVDSHLLPDGGARGQLVIGAPSPRAVTAAVSRVLAAHPGPFRCVHLTRTTMEEHRGEMSRWLDILVAKGVQELIFVNRPWPIDLRLPATLFSCSTLTRLYLGVWRLPDTAAVPRGARFPNLKELGLCFCVMEDRDLAFMLERSPVLEFLVLMGSQTGVRLRLVSQSLRCLQLGFTCLEDIEVVDAPRLERLFQRDTDVTEGDTATIKIGRAPNLRVLGYLQPGEQELEAGSKEKIALSVQILAIEVRFGVRSAVKKVPGFLRCFPNLETLHVQSRIDEEPNGKVNLKFWQEGGPMKCVVQSIKKVFFYEFQGLRSEVAFLKFIAERGRVLEQMVVVVASECFSSGDNVNAKLKPLISAKWSNKACKVELFKSPLDNVGGPAYCHEIASDFEVADPFDLNYYYEAERISL